Part of the Lolium rigidum isolate FL_2022 chromosome 6, APGP_CSIRO_Lrig_0.1, whole genome shotgun sequence genome, GCATAATTAATAGAGTTATCACCGCGGAGAAACATAGTTCAGACACGAAACGATATATCACCGGAAGTAGAATTGGTATGGGCTGGGCAAGAAACGAGGCTTTGAGGCCAATTTAGCACCCAGAATTTTGCTTACCAGTAGAGCAAGGGCCACCAATTCGCCTTCATCCAAACGCCCAGACTTTCGTTTCCCCTCCGAGTCGCGGAAGGCCAGTCCTGGTAGCCGCCGTGGCGGTACCTGTGGCGAACCGgatccggggaggaggaggaggaggccccgcCATACCTATCGCCACTCGAGGTCGAGGCCGAGGAGGAGCGGGACTTGCCGCCGCCGTACCCGAAGCGACTCCAAgccgaggaggagggggagggggcggTGCGGAGGTCATATTCGGCGCGGCGGGTGTCGTCGTAGAGGACGTGGTAGGCGTCGTAGGCCAGGCGGAAGCGGCgggtggcggcgtcggcgcggGCGTGGCGgtcggtgtcgttgcctaatcgacggtacctcggaggag contains:
- the LOC124663269 gene encoding chaperone protein dnaJ 72-like, coding for MGKSESDHYKTLGLRRDASKAQVKAAFSRLALLHHPDCNDTDRHARADAATRRFRLAYDAYHVLYDDTRRAEYDLRTAPSPSSSAWSRFGYGGGKSRSSSASTSSGDRYGGASSSSSPDPVRHRYRHGGYQDWPSATRRGNESLGVWMKANWWPLLYCALRTVELVVDGCRKYNTWKSSRKESIEKEAAKSKEKMGDEPLEEEEYVVV